AGCGGCTGACGTCGCAGGTGGCGGACGCGCTGGTGCGGCGGCTCGAACCGCGCGGCGTGATCGTCGTGGTCGAGGCCGAGCACCTGTGCATGGGGATGCGCGGCGTGCGCAAGCCGGGCTCGCGGACCACGACGTCGGCGGTGCGCGGGTTGCTGCGCAGCTCGGCGTCGTCGCGGGCGGAGGCCATCGAGCTGATCAGGGGACGTCTGCGGTGAGCGTGCCCAGGCCGGGGCACTGCGTGGTGATGGGCGTCCTGAACGTCACCCCGGACTCGTTCTCGGACGGCGGCCGGTACCTCGACGTGGCCGACGCGGTGGCGCACGGCGTGGCCATGTTCCGGCGCGGGGCCGATCTGGTCGACGTCGGCGGCGAGTCCACCCGGCCCGGAGCGTCCCGCGTGTCGGGTCCGGTCGAGGCCGCGCGGGTGGTGCCGGTGATCCGGGCGCTGGTCGCGGAGGGTGTGCCGGTCAGCGTGGACACCACGCGGGCCGAGGTGGCGTCGGCCGCTTTGGAGGCCGGCGCGTCGATCGTGAACGACGTGTCCGGCGGCTTGGCCGATCCCGGGATGGCGTCGGTCGTGGCGTCGGCGGGCGTGCCGTACGTGCTGATGCACTGGCGCGGGCACAGCACGCAGATGGACCAGCTTGCCGTGTACGACGACGTGGTGCGTGATGTGCGGGACGAGCTGAGCCGCCAGGTGGACGCGGCGTTGGCCGCCGGTGTGGCTTCGGACGACATCATCCTCGATCCCGGGCTGGGGTTCGCGAAGAACGCCACGCACAACTGGCAGCTGCTGAACGGGCTGGACGTGTTGCTGGAGCTGGGTTTCCCGGTGCTGGTCGGCGCGTCCCGCAAACGTTTTCTCGGCACCCTGCTCGGTGATCGCGCTCCGGACGGCCGCGAGAACGCGACCGCGGCGGTGTCCGCGTTGGCTGCGTTCACCGGCGCGTGGGGGGTGCGGGTGCACGACGTCGACCGGTCACTCGACGCGGTGGCCGTGGCGCGGGCGTGGAGGCAGGGGCATGACTGACCGGATTTCGCTGACGGGCCTGCGGGTTCGCGGGTTCCACGGCGTGTTCGAGCACGAGAAGCGGGACGGCCAGGACTTCCTGGTGGACATCACCGCGTGGCTGGACCTGTCCCGGGCGGCGGCGACGGACGACCTGCGCGAGACGCTGCACTACGGCGAGTTGGCCGAGCGCGCGGCGGCGATCGTGGCGGGCGGGCCGTACGACCTGATCGAGACGGTGGCGGGCAAGGTCGCCGACGACGTGATGACCGACCCGCGGGTGCGGGCGACCGAGGTGACGGTGCACAAGCCGTCCGCGCCGATCGCGTTGGCGTTCACCGACGTGTCCGTGACGATCCGGCGTGCCCGTGACTAGGGCGGTGCTGTCGCTCGGCTCGAACCTGGGCGACCGGCTGGGGTACCTGCGGATGGCGGTGGACGGGTTCGCCGACGTGCTGGTGGCCGTGTCGCCGGTGTACGAGACGGCGCCGTGGGGCGTGACCGACCAGGACGACTTCCTCAACGCCGTGCTGATCGTCTCCGGCGACGTGGACGAGTGGGGCTGGCTGCGGCGTGGCCAGGCTTTGGAGCAGGCCGCGGGGCGCGTGCGCGACCGCCGCTGGGGACCGCGCACGTTGGACGTGGACGTGGTCACGGTGGACGGTGTGCGGTCCACCGATCCCGAACTGCTGCTGCCGCATCCGGGGGCGCACGAGCGCGCGTCGGTGCTGGTGCCTTGGCTGGACGTGGAGCCGGATGCCGCCGTGCCGGGGCACGGCCTGGCGCGTGATCTGGTCGCCGGTCTCGACCTGGCCGGGGTCACCCGGAGGGTTGATCTGTCGCTGGTGTGATCGACCGCCGGCGGACTTTCGAAGTACTTTCAAAGTATGGCTGCACCAGCGGAAATCCCCTTCTCGGAGTTGATCAACAAGCCCAAGGACGCGGTGGCAAAGCTGAAGGCCGCCCCGGACGGCCGGCTGCGCCTGCGCAGGCGTGACGACGAAGACCTGATCCTCACCACGGTGGCACGGGAGGAGGACAACGCCAAAAAGGAGTTCGTCGCGACACAGATATTGGAAGTGCTGCTCCTGCGCCACGCCGAGACGCGCGGGATGCTGGCCGAGGTGGCGCAGCAGATCTTCCCGTGGATGCGCCACCTGCCGCGGGAGGACCGCGAGGGGTTCGTGGTCGAACTGGTCGAGACCATGCGTTCCACAGCCGAGTTGAACACCGAGGCCCCGGTCGAGATGGTGATCATCGGTTGGAGGAACACCGCCGAGATCCACGCCGATCCCGAGCTGCTGGCCGCACTCACCCGGCCCCATGAGGGCGACTTCGGTCCGGTTCCCAGGCCGGTGGTCCCGGAGCGGGACGAGTGAGTCCGAAGCGCGGTGATCGGGTCGCGCCACCGCCGCGACGCGACGAGTGGGATGTCCTCTTCGCCGACAACGACTCGGCCAAGGGCTGGGAGGAGTTGTGCGGACAAGCGCCGGGCAACACCTTCGAGGCGTGGCATTCCATGCGGACCGATCCTGTGCCGCGGCTGCCTGTGCCGCGGCACCATCCTCTTAAAGGCAAGTTGTCCCACGAGGTCCGCGGTGGTCGGCTGCTGCCCAAGTGGCAGATCGAGGTGACCGGTGGCGGTCGGGTCTGGTACTTCGTCGACGCTGAGCGCCGGACTGTGTGGCTCGTCTGGGCGGGTACCGGGCATCCCAAGGCGACGGAGTAGCGCCGGGTCGTTGCGGCGCGCACTGGCGCTGCGGCGCGTGCGCGGCGGGGTTAGCGTGGGCGCGGAGGTGGCGCGATGAGCAACGCGATCACTTACGACGCCGCGCGGCGGCGGATCATCAGCCTGGTCACCGGTGGCGATCCCGACGCGCCGGTCGAGGCCTGTCCTGGTTGGACGGTCAAGGACGTGGTCGCGCACCTCGCCGGAGGCCTCGGCGATTTCACCGAGGGCCGGTTCGAAGGGGTCGAGGACGGCTCGTGGGGTGAGCGGCAGGTCGGCGAGCGGCGCAACCGGAGCATGGGCGACCTGCTGGTCGAGTGGGAGCGGAACTTCCAGGTCGCCGAAGGGCTGTTCGACTCGCCGATGGGCGCGGTGCTGATCGCGGAGATCATCTCGCACGAGCACGACATCCGGACGGCCCTGGGGCAACCCGGGGAACGGGACAACGTCGCGGTGCGCGCGGCGTTGACGCGGCCGTTGCAGGAAGTCGACAAGCGGATGCGGGCCAAGCACCTGCCCGCGTTGCGGATCACGTTGGAGCACGGCGACCGCGTGCTGGGCGAGGGCGAGCCGGCGGGTGCGCTGCGGACGTCGTCGTTCGAGTTGCTGCGGGTCCTGGGTGGACGGCGCAACGAAGACCAGGTGCGGAAGATGGACTGGGACACCGATCCCGGGCCGTGGCTGGGCGTGCTGCCGGTGCTCGGCAGGCGCGATACCGCGTTGGCCGAGTAGTTCGGGGACGATGGCGGGGTGAGGTTCACCAAACCCCGTGACCTGCTCGCCGTCGGACTCGTCGCGGGCCTGCTCGCGCACCTGCTGATCCGGCTCGCCTACGACACCCTTCCCCCGCTGCCGACGTTCGCCGGGTTCACCCTGCTCGTGATCGCCATCGTCAACCTGTGGCTCGCTTTCTCGTTGCGCGCGAGGATCCTGCGCAAGCGCGGCGCGCGGCCGGTCGAGCCGTTGACCGCCGCACGGGCCGTGGCGTTCGCCAAGGCGTCGTCGCTACTCGGCGCGATCATGCTGGGCGGCTGGGCCGGTGTGCTGATCTACGTGCTGCCCGCGCGCGGCCAGTTCCAGGCGGCCGACAACGACATCGTCACCGGGATCGTCGGCGGTGGCTGTGCCGCGCTGCTGATCGCCGCGGCGTTGTGGCTGGAACGGTGCTGCAAGACGCCCGACGACCCGCATCTCGATCGGTGAATACCGACGCCGAGGTCTCAATCGGATAACTGACCGGTACGGTAGTCGCCATGAC
This is a stretch of genomic DNA from Saccharothrix ecbatanensis. It encodes these proteins:
- the folB gene encoding dihydroneopterin aldolase yields the protein MTDRISLTGLRVRGFHGVFEHEKRDGQDFLVDITAWLDLSRAAATDDLRETLHYGELAERAAAIVAGGPYDLIETVAGKVADDVMTDPRVRATEVTVHKPSAPIALAFTDVSVTIRRARD
- the folK gene encoding 2-amino-4-hydroxy-6-hydroxymethyldihydropteridine diphosphokinase, translated to MTRAVLSLGSNLGDRLGYLRMAVDGFADVLVAVSPVYETAPWGVTDQDDFLNAVLIVSGDVDEWGWLRRGQALEQAAGRVRDRRWGPRTLDVDVVTVDGVRSTDPELLLPHPGAHERASVLVPWLDVEPDAAVPGHGLARDLVAGLDLAGVTRRVDLSLV
- a CDS encoding maleylpyruvate isomerase family mycothiol-dependent enzyme: MSNAITYDAARRRIISLVTGGDPDAPVEACPGWTVKDVVAHLAGGLGDFTEGRFEGVEDGSWGERQVGERRNRSMGDLLVEWERNFQVAEGLFDSPMGAVLIAEIISHEHDIRTALGQPGERDNVAVRAALTRPLQEVDKRMRAKHLPALRITLEHGDRVLGEGEPAGALRTSSFELLRVLGGRRNEDQVRKMDWDTDPGPWLGVLPVLGRRDTALAE
- the folP gene encoding dihydropteroate synthase, with the translated sequence MGVLNVTPDSFSDGGRYLDVADAVAHGVAMFRRGADLVDVGGESTRPGASRVSGPVEAARVVPVIRALVAEGVPVSVDTTRAEVASAALEAGASIVNDVSGGLADPGMASVVASAGVPYVLMHWRGHSTQMDQLAVYDDVVRDVRDELSRQVDAALAAGVASDDIILDPGLGFAKNATHNWQLLNGLDVLLELGFPVLVGASRKRFLGTLLGDRAPDGRENATAAVSALAAFTGAWGVRVHDVDRSLDAVAVARAWRQGHD
- a CDS encoding DUF3180 domain-containing protein, yielding MRFTKPRDLLAVGLVAGLLAHLLIRLAYDTLPPLPTFAGFTLLVIAIVNLWLAFSLRARILRKRGARPVEPLTAARAVAFAKASSLLGAIMLGGWAGVLIYVLPARGQFQAADNDIVTGIVGGGCAALLIAAALWLERCCKTPDDPHLDR